A stretch of the Psychroserpens sp. Hel_I_66 genome encodes the following:
- a CDS encoding T9SS type A sorting domain-containing protein translates to MKHLYTLLLFILIGNFGFGQVIDDNFEDGNLDGWGQGSAFNWIVSDANPITGIRSMKHNLNNTAGSSYIGFNTSALDITTQDTSWQFNLQNGDWDPSGGNKFWVYLTANEFNINSNAVDGYAVGVNFSGTSDLITLWKVTNGSVDEAIVTSSINWNANETIGIRVERTAMGNWELFVDTNGGFDNLVSEGTGVNNDYTFNNFFGLSFTFSSTRAGLLWMDDVLVQNEAPASTETPDFCNLQFPGSATITQGSTFTAFARVFEPGVTPGDGAGATITAEFGISAVDANNVSDFSSSDWTWTTAPYFGEAGNDDEYSDALGATLTPGNYFYVSRFSVDGGPFVYGGIDATDGDGGNFWDGSSFVSGELTVEVQIPTTVATFNINGCGDSDTYNAAYDANTQAVIWIELIYDGNCSEITLDTELTTGIDTEIGLYSAFGNLISNDDDGGTDTLSLLTEQNLPAGTYYIAAGGFDTAFGNTEFNVTSTNTTNTGTLYINASTPNIVDFCNLQSPGSGTITQGNPFDVFAQVFENGVTNPAGQGANIQAWIGVSETNAETITDFESLDWTWIPASYNTDIGNNDEYQAEIGSEREIGNYFYVSRFSIDNGPFSYGGIDVTDGDGGNFWDGNDFVSGQLTVNPKPEPTNHVLNFSAVADSNTAVTLTWNDNDGTQAADGFLIVGKTATGAYFTPVDGTEPADDTDFSDNDFEVNVSSGIETYTVTGLISSTQYDFQIYPYTNTGTDVDFKTDGTIPEVSATTLDGPVVIAIQDFETTPQTPVFNFNNTNGTFSTGTGPVPNDNNFVSGIRGWEANNQTSTLTFESINVSNYENIRLDFRLASFSGTSGNGSDGPDNVLVEVSTDNGATYSNEIEINGNNNARWSFDTGTGLATTIYDGDNNQTNFAPSSGGNITTEGLSFISITDLPNSSELVIRVSMANNSSNEYWIIDDVILTGTLLPVTDTDSQAYDSGSQPEAAFISSLVDTEFEAVEVFDIDLEDLGTSDGLDTQVTKIRLFPHTTNTADWTDNIQGLTVADNSDEITITSLNITDAFIDVNFGIGDLTIADGTNKPITFSVYLNTSNIADGEILSFAVDADNNGFETDSSGSAFSSDFLLGDFNSNDFTIDVETSEIIFAQQPTNTLFNVAMSPPVTVIGTDENGNVDLDYDLDVSITSTGTLDTSPITVTAVSGVATFNNIVHTAAGTGLTLTASDGLFTDIISDPFDISAIETIVFQSFGVDGGDWNYTTEPETYNINDDTWDVVDASFITFSNMPSEGVEFFGIRDLTNDNGGVATVSTDNDIIFETIEVDNYENIEISFDYQVEGFDNADNISYELFEDGISLGREIFVDGELAGTIDGSITISITDGVDEIGLIIHARQNGGDDYAGLDNFKITGSIRAITNYVFDESNGGWSPANPSGISNSNDNITILNGDASDDIENIGADTRINNVSISTGSKLVIDKSASLIMAGTLDNAGELTVLSDSNEFGSLIANTVNNTGNLIYLRYTNGYTGDGGNDLISAPFTGDTFGNFANYQLNIDNLYSNPSNTDVKLFGPFDKATGSYLTFDITVDAGEVIREAVGYRAATENTNLLEFRGEMNTGVVPTEIVRTETNFPEWNLIGNPYPSYITLSDFLAENSSKFDSNSSGVYGYTNTSTTFTIWNQAYSDANPDALIAPGQGFLVAAGSASEIVNFTPVMRSRGNTDDFIAGRSSNSINTTNASGNNLGYLKLQATTSSNSYSTSFYFNTNASQGLDNGYDSSEFGDVAPSNFAIYSHLVQDNEGKDFAIQSLGSTDLTNVIVPIGINAEEGQQITVSILENSLPSNTKVFLDDTVENISTLLNTTDYNFTANTTLEGTGRFFLRYTEDALSTPENNLNTLEVYTTANPKAIFVKGEITKGSMINLYDIQGRAIFSSELDSTKISNQIDVSSIASGIYIVEINSNNASHSEKVILK, encoded by the coding sequence ATGAAACATTTATACACATTACTACTATTTATTTTAATTGGAAATTTTGGATTTGGACAAGTGATTGATGACAACTTTGAAGATGGCAATTTAGATGGATGGGGACAAGGGTCCGCTTTTAATTGGATCGTTTCCGATGCTAATCCAATAACTGGAATTAGATCTATGAAGCATAATCTTAATAACACCGCGGGATCAAGTTATATTGGTTTCAATACTTCAGCTTTAGATATTACAACTCAAGATACCTCTTGGCAATTTAATTTGCAAAATGGTGATTGGGATCCGTCGGGCGGAAATAAATTTTGGGTGTATCTAACAGCTAATGAATTTAACATAAACTCGAATGCAGTAGATGGATATGCAGTAGGCGTAAATTTTTCGGGAACTAGTGATTTGATTACTCTCTGGAAAGTTACAAATGGGTCTGTTGACGAAGCAATTGTAACTTCTTCAATCAATTGGAATGCCAATGAAACTATTGGAATAAGAGTAGAAAGAACTGCAATGGGTAATTGGGAGCTATTTGTTGATACTAATGGTGGTTTTGATAATTTAGTATCTGAGGGTACTGGAGTAAATAATGATTACACTTTCAATAATTTTTTTGGTTTAAGTTTTACTTTTAGTAGTACTAGAGCTGGTCTGTTATGGATGGATGATGTTTTGGTCCAAAATGAAGCACCAGCTTCAACCGAAACTCCAGATTTCTGCAACCTACAGTTTCCAGGTTCAGCAACCATAACACAAGGCTCAACATTTACAGCATTTGCTCGAGTATTTGAGCCTGGAGTAACACCAGGAGATGGAGCAGGCGCTACTATTACTGCAGAGTTTGGAATTAGTGCTGTTGATGCTAATAATGTTTCAGATTTTTCATCTTCAGATTGGACATGGACAACCGCTCCTTACTTTGGGGAAGCTGGTAATGACGACGAATATTCTGATGCTTTAGGAGCTACATTGACACCTGGTAATTACTTTTACGTAAGTCGTTTTAGTGTAGATGGTGGTCCTTTTGTTTATGGCGGTATAGATGCAACCGATGGTGATGGAGGTAATTTTTGGGATGGATCCAGCTTTGTCTCTGGAGAATTAACTGTAGAGGTACAAATACCTACAACTGTTGCAACTTTTAATATTAATGGTTGTGGAGATTCAGATACTTATAACGCAGCTTATGATGCAAATACACAAGCTGTAATTTGGATAGAACTTATTTATGATGGCAACTGTTCAGAAATAACATTAGATACAGAATTAACGACTGGAATAGATACTGAAATTGGCCTTTACTCTGCTTTTGGAAACTTAATAAGTAACGATGATGACGGTGGTACAGATACCTTAAGTCTATTGACTGAACAAAACTTACCTGCAGGCACATATTATATTGCAGCAGGTGGGTTTGATACTGCTTTTGGAAATACAGAATTTAATGTAACCTCAACAAACACAACTAATACGGGAACATTATATATCAATGCAAGTACACCAAATATAGTAGATTTTTGTAATCTACAATCTCCAGGTAGTGGTACGATTACACAAGGCAATCCTTTTGATGTTTTTGCTCAAGTTTTTGAAAATGGTGTGACAAATCCTGCTGGACAAGGTGCAAATATTCAAGCATGGATTGGAGTAAGCGAAACAAATGCAGAAACTATTACAGATTTTGAGTCTTTAGACTGGACATGGATTCCTGCATCTTATAATACCGACATTGGTAATAACGATGAATACCAAGCAGAAATTGGATCTGAAAGAGAAATTGGCAATTATTTTTATGTAAGTCGCTTTTCTATAGATAATGGTCCATTTTCTTATGGAGGAATTGATGTCACAGATGGTGATGGAGGTAATTTTTGGGATGGTAACGACTTTGTTTCTGGACAATTAACCGTTAACCCAAAACCAGAACCAACTAATCACGTATTAAATTTCTCAGCAGTTGCCGATTCTAATACTGCAGTGACATTAACATGGAATGATAATGATGGAACGCAAGCTGCAGATGGTTTCTTAATTGTTGGTAAAACTGCTACAGGAGCTTATTTTACACCTGTTGACGGAACAGAACCTGCTGATGATACAGATTTTTCTGATAATGATTTTGAAGTTAATGTTAGCTCTGGAATAGAAACTTATACAGTTACCGGATTAATATCGAGTACACAATACGATTTTCAAATATATCCATATACAAATACTGGTACAGATGTCGATTTTAAAACCGATGGAACGATACCAGAAGTTAGCGCAACGACTTTAGATGGACCTGTCGTGATTGCCATACAAGATTTTGAAACGACTCCTCAAACACCCGTATTCAACTTTAATAATACAAATGGTACTTTCTCAACAGGAACTGGTCCTGTGCCAAATGATAATAATTTTGTCTCAGGTATTAGAGGATGGGAAGCAAATAATCAAACTTCAACACTTACTTTTGAATCCATAAATGTATCGAACTATGAAAATATACGTCTAGACTTTAGATTGGCATCATTCTCCGGAACATCAGGTAATGGTAGTGATGGTCCAGACAATGTACTTGTTGAAGTAAGTACAGATAATGGAGCTACTTATTCAAACGAAATAGAAATTAACGGTAATAATAATGCAAGATGGTCTTTTGATACAGGAACCGGATTGGCGACAACAATCTATGATGGAGATAATAATCAAACCAATTTCGCACCATCTTCTGGAGGAAACATAACTACAGAAGGCTTATCCTTTATATCTATTACTGATTTACCAAATTCTAGTGAATTAGTCATTCGTGTTTCAATGGCTAATAATAGTTCTAACGAATATTGGATCATCGATGACGTTATACTTACAGGAACATTATTACCTGTAACAGATACAGATTCTCAAGCTTACGATTCTGGCTCACAACCAGAAGCTGCGTTTATCAGCTCTCTAGTTGATACAGAATTTGAAGCGGTCGAAGTTTTTGATATTGATCTGGAAGATTTAGGAACTAGTGATGGTCTGGACACTCAAGTTACTAAAATTAGATTATTCCCTCATACAACAAATACAGCAGATTGGACAGACAACATTCAAGGATTGACAGTTGCTGATAATAGTGATGAAATTACAATTACAAGTTTAAATATTACGGATGCGTTTATTGATGTTAATTTTGGAATAGGTGACTTGACTATTGCTGATGGTACCAACAAACCAATTACATTTTCTGTTTATTTAAATACTTCAAATATCGCAGATGGCGAAATATTGTCATTTGCAGTAGATGCAGACAACAATGGTTTTGAAACTGATAGTAGTGGAAGTGCTTTTTCTTCGGATTTTCTTTTAGGAGATTTTAACTCGAATGATTTCACTATTGATGTGGAAACTTCAGAAATAATATTTGCACAACAACCAACAAATACACTATTTAATGTTGCCATGTCACCTCCTGTGACAGTCATCGGTACAGATGAAAATGGGAATGTTGATTTAGATTACGACTTAGACGTAAGCATTACTTCGACAGGTACTTTAGATACAAGTCCTATAACTGTTACTGCAGTTTCTGGCGTTGCTACTTTTAATAACATTGTTCATACTGCTGCTGGTACTGGATTAACACTAACAGCTTCAGATGGCTTATTTACAGATATAATAAGTGATCCTTTTGATATTTCAGCAATTGAAACCATAGTTTTTCAGAGCTTTGGTGTAGATGGTGGTGATTGGAATTATACCACAGAGCCTGAAACATATAATATAAATGATGATACTTGGGATGTTGTTGACGCTTCATTTATAACGTTTTCAAACATGCCTTCTGAAGGTGTTGAATTCTTCGGAATAAGGGATTTAACAAACGATAATGGAGGAGTAGCAACTGTAAGTACTGATAATGATATCATTTTTGAGACCATTGAAGTTGATAATTATGAAAATATCGAAATTTCATTTGATTATCAAGTTGAGGGTTTTGATAATGCAGATAACATAAGCTATGAATTATTTGAGGATGGCATATCCTTAGGGAGAGAAATTTTTGTTGACGGTGAGTTAGCTGGAACTATAGATGGCTCTATAACTATATCTATAACAGATGGTGTGGATGAAATTGGATTAATCATTCATGCTAGACAAAATGGCGGAGACGATTATGCAGGTCTTGATAACTTTAAAATCACAGGTTCAATAAGAGCAATTACAAATTATGTTTTTGATGAATCTAACGGTGGTTGGTCTCCTGCAAACCCTAGTGGTATTTCTAACAGTAACGATAATATTACTATTTTAAATGGAGATGCCAGCGATGACATCGAGAATATTGGAGCAGATACTAGAATTAATAACGTAAGTATAAGCACCGGTTCAAAATTAGTAATTGATAAAAGCGCTTCTTTAATAATGGCGGGCACATTAGATAACGCTGGTGAATTAACAGTTCTATCAGACTCTAACGAGTTTGGAAGTTTAATTGCCAACACTGTTAATAATACTGGAAACCTAATATACTTAAGATACACTAATGGATATACAGGAGATGGTGGTAATGATTTAATTTCAGCGCCATTTACAGGTGACACGTTCGGTAATTTTGCGAATTACCAATTAAATATTGATAATCTTTACTCAAATCCTAGTAATACAGATGTAAAATTATTTGGACCTTTTGACAAAGCAACTGGATCATATTTAACGTTTGACATCACTGTCGATGCTGGAGAAGTAATAAGAGAAGCAGTTGGTTATAGAGCAGCAACTGAAAATACGAATCTTCTTGAATTTAGAGGAGAGATGAATACCGGAGTAGTACCTACGGAAATTGTTAGAACCGAAACCAATTTCCCTGAATGGAATTTAATCGGAAACCCTTACCCTTCCTATATTACTTTATCAGACTTTTTAGCAGAAAATAGCTCTAAATTTGATTCCAATTCATCTGGTGTATATGGTTACACTAACACATCAACTACTTTTACCATTTGGAATCAAGCTTACTCAGATGCTAACCCAGATGCGCTTATTGCTCCAGGACAGGGATTTTTAGTTGCAGCAGGTTCGGCAAGCGAAATTGTAAATTTCACTCCAGTAATGAGATCCCGAGGTAATACAGATGACTTTATTGCAGGTCGTTCATCAAACAGTATAAATACAACAAATGCTTCTGGCAATAATTTAGGATACTTAAAATTACAAGCTACAACTAGTTCTAATTCATATTCGACAAGTTTCTATTTTAACACTAACGCATCCCAAGGTTTGGATAACGGTTATGACAGTAGCGAATTTGGAGATGTAGCACCTAGTAACTTTGCTATATATTCACATTTAGTTCAAGATAACGAAGGTAAGGATTTTGCTATCCAATCACTTGGCTCAACAGATTTAACAAATGTTATAGTGCCAATAGGCATTAATGCAGAAGAAGGTCAACAAATTACTGTAAGCATTCTTGAAAATTCTTTACCAAGTAATACAAAGGTTTTTCTTGATGATACGGTTGAAAACATATCTACACTGCTAAATACAACAGATTATAACTTTACTGCTAATACAACTTTAGAAGGCACCGGTCGTTTCTTCTTACGTTATACTGAAGATGCACTTTCAACTCCAGAAAACAACTTAAACACTTTAGAAGTATATACTACTGCAAACCCTAAAGCTATTTTTGTAAAAGGAGAAATAACAAAAGGCTCAATGATTAATCTTTATGACATACAAGGGCGTGCTATTTTTTCTTCGGAATTGGACTCGACCAAAATATCTAATCAAATTGATGTGTCAAGTATAGCTTCTGGGATTTACATTGTAGAAATAAATTCTAACAATGCCTCTCATTCAGAAAAAGTTATTCTAAAATAA